The Methylocaldum marinum genome includes the window CGTTATCGGTGATATAGTTCTCGCGCCACTTTGGCTGCCCGCCCAACTGCACGAGCTGTCGGGCCACGTAGCTCCGGGCCATGGGGATGACTTCCACGGGCAGCGGAAACTTGCCCAGGACATCCACATATTTGCTCTCGTCCACGATACAGACGAATTTGCGGCTGGCCGCCGCAATGATTTTTTCGCGGGTCAGGGCTCCGCCGCCGCCCTTGAGCATCTGCTTGTAAGCATTGACCTCATCGGCTCCATCGACGTAAACCTCCAACGAGCCCACTGCATTTAAATCCAGAACCGGTATGCCGATTTTCTTGAGCTTGGCGGTGCTCGTCTCGGAACTCGATACGGCACCTTCGATATCCTGTTTGAAATCGGCCAACAAATCGATGAAGTGATTGACCGTCGATCCTGTGCCGATGCCTAGCACCGACACGCCCTTTATATAGTCCAGGGCGGATTCCGCCACTTTCTTCTTAAGCTCGTCTTGCGTCATTTCCGTGGCTCCATCATGTGGTTACTCGAAAATTGCGGGATAATAGCGCGTTCCGGCCGACGCTGTCATGTTCCGCAGCGATAGCGGCCTTTTTCGCCACTCGCCTCTTTTAGATGAAAAATGATTCATAAGTATATCGAGCGCATTTTGCGCGCCCGGGTTTACGACGTTGCCTCGGAAACCCCCCTAGACCGCGCTCCCGGACTTACGCGCCGCTTCGACAACCGGGTCTATATCAAGCGCGAAGACCTTCAGCCGGTCTTTTCCTTCAAGCTTCGAGGCGCTTACAACAAGATCGTTTCACTCGACGATGCGGCAAAACGGGCCGGCGTGATCGCGGCCTCGGCCGGCAACCATGCCCAGGGCCTCGCACTCTCTGCGCAGCAGCTGGGGATCCGGGCCGTCATCGTGATGCCCTGCACCACGCCGGCCATCAAAGTGCGGGCAGTTCAGAATTTCGGGGCGGAAACCGTATTGTTCGGCGATTCCTACGACGAGGCTTACGAGCATGCTTTGAGCCTCGCCGAAGAGCAAAAGCTGACTTTCGTCCACCCTTACGACGATCCCGAAGTCATAGCCGGCCAAGGCACCATCGGCATGGAGATCCTCAGGCAGCACACCGGCGATATACATGCCATCTTCATTCCGGTGGGCGGTGGGGGACTGATCGCAGGCGTCGCGGCTTACGTGAAGTTCGTACGCCCGGACATCAAGATCATCGGTGTCGAGCCGGACGATGCGGATTGCCTGAATCGGGCGCTAAAGGCGAAGCGCCGGGTCATTCTGAAACAGGTCGGACTGTTCGCGGATGGCGTTGCGGTCCGGCAAATCGGCAAGGAACCGTTCCATATCGCACATCAATACGTGGATGACGTTGTCACCGTCGACACCGATGAAATCTGTGCCGCAATCAAGGACATCTTCGACGATACCCGCTCGGTCGCGGAACCCGCGGGCGCCCTAGGGGTGGCGGGCCTGAAGAAGTACGTGGCATCGACCGGCGTGCGGGATCAGTGCCTGATCGCCATCGAAAGCGGGGCCAACATCAATTTCGACCGTTTACGCCACGTGGCGGAGCGTGCCCAAGTCGGCGAACACCGGGAAATGCTCCTGGCGGTGACGATCCCGGAAAAGCCGGGCAGCTTTCTCGATTTCTGCCGCGTTCTGGGTCGCCGCAGCATTACCGAATTCAACTATCGCTATTTCGACGACCATGCCGCGCATATCTTCGCCGGCATCGCGATTGCCGACGGCAGCCGGGACAGCGAGGAAATCATCGCCCAGCTGCGCGAACACGGCTTCGCGGTCACCAACATGACCGGTAATGAATTAGCGGTGGAGCATATCCGCTACATGGTGGGAGGCCATGCGCCGCGCCTGCTGGACGAAACCGTGTACAGCTTCGAGTTCCCCGAGCGCCCCGGCGCGCTTTTGAAATTTCTGTCCTTTATGGGCGGGCGCTGGAACATCAGCCTGTTCCATTACCGCAACCACGGGGCTGCATTCGGGCGGGTGCTGATGGGAATTCAGGTACCCAAGGCGGAAAAGCGCGCCTTCAGGGAATTTCTCGACACCATCGGCTTCGCCTACCGGGAGGAGACGGACAATCCCGCGTATCGGCTGTTCGCGGGCGGCAATGCGAGCTCATGAACTCCCCCGAGCCCTGCCGACGGGCTGTAGAAGGACGAGACGCCATACCCTCCGCGACGAGTAGGGTAACCTGCGGAGGTTGGCGGATGTCCGGCCGAAACGAATACTCCCCTGCCCTATCTAGCCGACCTTACGGCATGCGCGCTGCGGCATCGATTTTCACGCATTGACCTCCCCAGGCGCGGTTATTCGAGCGACAAAATAAACCTCCACTGCTCTTCGGAAACCGGCATAACGGACAGCCTATTGCCGCGCCGGATGAGGGCCAAACCTTCGAGCTCCGGCCGGTCCTTCAGTTCGCTCAAGGCAATCGTCCGCTTGAGCTTGCGGACAAACTGTACATCGACCATGAACCAGCGGGGGTCGTCCGGTTTGCTACCGGGATCGTAATGCTTGTTGTCGATGTCGAAGGCGGTGAAATCGGGATAGGCTTCACGCGAAACTTTGGCGATGCCGACGATACCGGGCACATCGCAATTGGAATGGTAAAAAAAGATCTGATCGCCCATTTTCATTTCGTCGCGCATCATGTTTCGCGCCTGATAATTACGCACACCGTCCCAAGGCTCGGTCTGGTCAGGCCGCTTCTCCAGGTCTTCGATGCTGAACTCCGAAGGTTCGGATTTCATCAACCAGTAACGCATCTATCTTCCCCCCTAAAAATGCTTTCTCAAGAACGCCATTAACTACAGCATGTTAGCTGAAGTGGCCGTCTTGAAACATCCTGCAATGCGGCGAGAATCCATGCCCCATGCTTATTCGAGGAAAAAATTGCGGATTCTCGAAACCTACGCTTTAACGGATGGGCAGTGGACCGTAACCGGCTTGTATCAGGATCAGGAAGACGTTTCCGCCGCACCCTTCGAGGCCGTCACGATCGTCCTCAACGACCTTTGGACCAACTCTTGATTGCTACCGTGTTGCACGGCACCGCCGTCCCCGTCATATTTTTCTCTAAGCTGCGATCGCGGGCAGATTCATCAAATAAAAGGAAATGTTGCGCGACAAGGAGACTTTTCTCCCGAGCCCGTGCTAACGGCATCTGTTGCCGAAGAGCTCGGCTCTGGCGCCGAATTTCAGCCGGAAGATTCTTTCAGATCATGTACCGAAGCTGGCGAACGGATGTTCGCAGGTCCACGGGAGGGATTTTTTAGGAAACGAAAGATAAGAAGTATTCCCCGCCTGCGCCGTAAACCGCTTTCGCCCTTGAACCGGAAGGTCCAGGTGGGAGCGTATGAACGGCGAATTAGGCTTTCCGCTCGGAGCGGACTTGCGCACATCGCTCGCTCGATGGCTCCCGGGGTTTTAGATTAGGCTCAAGAAGTAACCCAGCTGCTTTCGAACGCCGCAGGGAATACGTAAGTCAAATTTTACTAGGTCGACGAATGGATGCAATACGTATCAGCACCGAAACAGGTCAGTCCGAATCCAAAGCCTCATCCAGCCGCTCGTGCAACGACGAGAAACGATCCCGCAAATCCTGGGAAAGCAATTTGTTCTGCTGTTGGGCCTGTAACAGCTCATGCGCGATATTCAGGGCCGCCATCACGGCGATGCGTTCGGTGCCGATAACTCGGCCGGTTCCGCGTATCTGACGCATTTTCTCGTCTAAATAACGCGCCGCAAGGAGAAGATCGTGCTGTTGGTCTTCCGGGCAGGAAATAGGGTATTCCTTGCCAAGAATCTGAACTTTTATCGGCGGATTCATTTCGCTCATCATTCGTGTCCCATGGATTTCAGGCGGGAAATCATCGCTTCGACGCGGCTTTTCGCCATCTCGGTTTTATCGGACAGTTGCACCCGCTCTTGCATCCATTCCTCAATTGTGGACTTCAGCACCCGATTCTCGCCTCGCAGCCGTTCGCACGTGGCAACCAGTATGTCGATTCTATTTTCCAAACGTGCTAACTCGGCATCCAAATCAAACATATCGGCTATCATGATTTTGGAGCCTTGAGAATAGGAGTTAAACTTCAGTGCTGGCTTTTGATCCGGTTGCCGGGGATGTTAGCATAAAGAATTAAGACAGGGTCGACAAGGCGCGAATGTACCAAGATCTAGCCTATCAGAAAGTTCAGGATATTATGCTGAACAGCGACTCCGTAGCCAGCGCAGCGGAAGCGCATGGCGTTCTGTCGGGACTATTGTGCTTGAACGGCCAGACCGATTGCGACCAGTGGCTGGAGGCGGTTTTCGGCGAAGCCCGAATTCATCTTGACTCCACCGACCATGCCTTGCTTTTTGCGCTGTGCGAGACGACTCGACATCAGCTGGACGATTTCGACTTTTCGTTCGAGTTGCTCCTGCCGGAAGATGTCCGTCCCTTGAGCGAACGCGCCAATGCCTTGGGAGAATGGTGCCAGGGCTTTTTGTACGGCCTTGGTTATCGGTCGGATGGTGCCGACTGGCCGGGCGATAGCACGGAGGTCCTGCATGACATTCTGGAAATCTCACGCCTCACTCCTGATTCCGGCGGAGAGTCGGACGAAGTGGCTTACGCGGAAATCACAGAATATGTCCGTGTCGGCGTACAACTGATACGTAGCGAACTACACCAACAACCGTCCTCACGGCTTCATTAACATTTCAAACCTCATGTCTCAGCCGAGCGAATTTAAACTACGCCGCAAACAGTTAACTCGCCGCATCAAAAAGAAAAGCGTGGCGTTGATAGCCAGCGCGGCCGCGAGCGTGCGCAACCGGGACGTGGAATTTCCGTATCGCCAGGATAGCGATTTTCATTATCTGACCGGGTTTGACGAACCCGAAGCGGTGGCAGTTTTCGCGCCCGGCAGAAAACAAGGGGAATATATTCTCTTCTGCCGCGAATTCGACCCCGAAAAGGCGATCTGGACCGGAAAGCACGCTGGACTCGAAGGCGCTCGCAACGTCTTCGGAGCGGACGAAGCATTCCCCATCGACGAACTGGACAGGGTACTGCCCAGCCTCCTGGAAAATCGCGAACGGGTTTTTTTCCCGGTCGGGCACAACCCTAAACTCGACCAAAAGGTGTTCGCCGCGGTGAACGACGTGCGGGCGAGAGTGCGCACCGGGGTGCGAGCGCCGTTCGCGTTCGTGTCTCTCGAGCATCTGCTGCACGAACAGCGACTGATCAAGACCCCTCACGAAATCCAGTTGATGAGGCAAGCCGCCGAGGTTTCCGTGCGGGCACATAAACGTGCGATGCGGGCGTGTAAGCCGGGCGTGCACGAATATGAAATCGAAGCCGAATTGCTTTACGAATTCACCCGGCACGGCATGCGAGCACCAGCCTATCCTTCTATCGTTGCGGGAGGACAGAATGCTTGCGTGCTTCATTACACCGAAAACAAGGACGTTTTGAGGGAAGGCGACCTGTTGCTGATCGACGCCGGGGCGGAGCACGAAAATTATGCCGCCGACATTACTCGCACTTTTCCGATCAGCGGTACGTTCAGCGAAAGCCAGCGCCTGCTTTACGAATTGGTCCTGGAAGCTCAACTCGACGCCATCGATCAGGTGCGTCCCGGCAAGCGCTGGAATGAGCCGCACGACACTGCCGTTCACACCCTGACCAGAGGTCTGGTCAAGCTGGGTCTATTGGAGGGACGGGTTTCCAAGCTGATCAAGGAAGAAGCCTACAAGAAATTCTACATGCACAGGACCGGTCACTGGCTGGGCATGGATGTACACGATGCCGGAGACTACCGTAGCAACGACGAGTGGCGCACGCTGGAACCCGGCATGGTCCTGACGGTGGAACCCGGTCTCTATGTCGCGCCGGATTGCCTCGATGTGGATCCCAAGTGGCGCGGCATCGGCATCCGGATCGAAGACGACGTTCTGGTCACCAAGGACGGCCATGAAATCCTCACGACCGGCCTGCCCAAAACGGTCGAGGAAATCGAAGTATTCATGGCGAATCCCGAATGAGCCGCGATTTCGATCTGCTGATCGTGGGCGGCGGACTCGTCGGGGGCAGTCTCGCCCTCGCCTTGAGGGATACGCCGCTCCGTGTGGGAATCGTCGAAGCATTGACGGAGACCCAACGACTGGCCTTGGCGGCCGGCGACCGGGCCCTGGCACTGGCCCGCGGCACGGTTCAAATTCTCGACCGGCTCGGAATATGGCAAGACGTGGCGGGCAAAGCCATGCCCATCCGCCACATCCATGTGTCCGACCGCGGACGTTTCGGAAAAACCCGCCTGCACGCCGGTGAAAAAGGGATCGATGCATTGGGTCAAGTCATCGTAGCCCGAACACTGGAAGATCGCATTGCCCAGGAACTGCAAGGACTCGACGCGGAACTCGTATGCCCGGCCCGGGTCATCGGTCTCAAAGCCGGCCCGGAAGCCGTATGCGTCACTGTCAAGAAAGGCGACGAATGCCTTAATCTGACGGCGTCCCTGGTAGTCGCCGCCGACGGAGGCAACTCCACGGTAAGAAAGCTTTTGGAGATAGAGCAGAAGGTCCGGGATTACCAGCAAACCGCGATCGTAACCGAGGTCGCCACTGAGGCCGACGTGAACTTCACGGCCTACGAGCGCTTCACCAGCGCGGGCCCATTGGCTCTGCTGCCCCTGGAGCGCAGGAAATGCTCCGTCGTCTGGACTATGGAAAATCAGGACGCGGACGAACTCTTGAGCGAATCAGACTCGAACTTTACCGCGAATCTGCAGACGGCATTCGGCTATTGGCTGGGGAAAATTCAACTAGCCTCGAAACGACAGGGCTTCCCGCTCAAGCTGATCCGGGCCGAGAAAATGGCGGACGACCGCGTCCTCTTGATCGGCAACGCAATGCACCAGATTCATCCGGTTGCCGGGCAAGGCTTCAACCTCGGACTTCGCGACGCGGCATTCCTGGCGGAGCAGTTGTCCACCAGGCTGGCATTCAACGAAGACATAGGCGAAAACGCGTTTCTTGCTCGATATGTCCGGGCCAGGCAGAGAGATCTCGCAAACACGATCCATTTTACCGACAGCCTGATTCGCGCTTTCTGCACCGATTTTCCGCCGCTCGCCCTGGCGCGCAACGCTGCCCTGGTCGCCCTGGATTGCTTCCCGCCGGCGAAGCGCTTGCTGGCCCGTCACGCGATGGGATACGGATTTAGGCTTTAAACGATCGAATCCGGCTATTCGAATTGCGGAAATGCGCTATCCAATCGCCAATGCTTCTGCTCGACGTCGAAATGCCATTTCTGCTCGTCGGTCAGACTTTTTTCCACGAGACGATCGTTATTGATGTAGCGGATCTCGACGGTTTGCAGCACGGTATTGCCTTCATCCTGCACCTTTCGGAATAGCGATTCATAGCCTGTAACCTTGACGTTCCTAAGCGCGTTGAAATCAGGCATCGGGTTCTCCTTGCCGGCCTGAAAATCCCAGGCCTTCTGGAAAGCCCCCCAACGAATCGCCGAACCATAGCGGTTCAGCGCTTCCTCCATTTTCATCACCTTCATGTCATTGGCGCACGCTGCAAGCGTCAAACTCAAGACAACCCATATTGTTCCGAAAACCCGATTTCGAGCCATAGAAGCACCCCAATAGCGAACGATTGACAACGCGTACGGCAGGATTTTGACTTCGGCCTGACGCTGCAAGCGCTTTTTACATTAATGTTGCAGCGAGATTATATAATGCTCGCCACGAATAACTTCGGAGATAAACAGTGAAAATACTAGCCGGTCTTTTCTTGGCACTCCTTGCCGTCATCTACTTTCTGCCCGCCTTTATGTCACGCGCCGACGCCATCCACGGCAACTCGCGGGAAGCGGTTTATAAATCGGCAGTCAAAGTCAAGCGCCACCTCAATACGGACGACCGTGTTTTGTTCGATACGGCATTAGGAATTTTAGACAAAATAAAATCGGAGGAAGGCCCGGATGCATTCGTCGATACCGTGGACGGCAAATCACCCGACGAAGTCATTGAAACCGCGAAATCGGAGGTCAATATTCAGATCGCCGCCGGCCACCCGGATTTCAAGCAGTATAGTTCGTGGGACGACATGATACACAAGCTGACCAGCGGCAACGGAAGAAGGCCGTCCGCACGCCCCAATGCGTCGTCCGACCATCCGCTGCGCAATTCCGAACGGCCGGACCGCCCCCAATAACCCGGGCACAAAATAGCGACGTACTCTTACGATTTCGGCAGACATGGCTAGTCATCGCTTCTAACCCGCTCTTGATTCAGCCGGAGCGCAGTTCGATAAACCGTTTCGCGACGCGCTCCGGTAATTTTCACGGTCAAGGCCACCGCCGTCTTTACGGAACAATCCTCGAGCAGAATCCGCAAGATACGCTCCTCCTCCGCAGCGAGTCCTTCTGCTCTCCCGAATTCGGGCGCGCCTTCCAACACCAGAACGAACTCCCCTTTCAGCATATTCGGATCGCTTTCGAGGAAAGAAATCGCCTCGCCGACTTTTGTATCCACTATCGTTTCGAACAGCTTCGTCAGCTCTCGCGCTATGACTAATCGCCGCTCCGACGGGAAAATCGCCGCAATGTCCGCTACACTTTCGAGGACACGGTGACTCGATTCGTAAAAAATGAGCGTTCTCGCATCGTTCGACAGGTTCTCCAGGCTCGCCTTTCGTGCCGCCGGTCTTCTTGGCAGAAATCCCTCGAAAGCGAAGCGGTCGGTCGGCAGACCGGATGCGGACAGAGCGGCTACGAGAGCACATGCACCCGGAACCGGAACGACCCGGATTCCCGCGGACCGGGCCGAACGCACCAGGGGGAACCCCGGATCGCTGATCAGCGGTGTTCCGGCGTCCGAGATCAGCGCGATGGATTCGCCTCTTAGCAAGCGATCGACCAGCCGGGGCGAGGCCGAGTCCTCGTTGTGTTCATGAAATGGTACTGCAGACGTGGAAATTCCGTAGTGATCCAGAAGCGGCCGGCTATGCCGGGTATCTTCACAAGCGATGAGATCGACCTGCTGCAATACATCGACGGCGCGGAACGTAAAGTCTCTCAGATTGCCGATCGGTGTCGCCACTAGGTATAGTATGCCGGGTTCTGTTTGCGTCACTTTAAACATCCTCGCGTTCTCGAACTGAATCCCGCCTATGGCTTTAATAATCCGCCTCGGTCTCGTCCTTCTCGTTTTGACGGCAGCCGGCTGCGTCCGCGACACGGCCAGGCGCGGCAGTATGGATCCGCGCGCGATGCAGGCCGAAAGCCTGGTCCAGAGTGGGGACTATGCCGGCGCGATGAGATTATTTCAGCAGCTCGCGGCGGCTTCGCGCGATCCCGACTATTACCGCTTGCGAGCAGCCGATTCGGCGCTTCGTGCGGGCGACGGCAGAACCGCGAAGCAGCTGGCCGATGCCGTCGATCCCGGCGAACTGGAGACCGCAGACCGGCACGATTACACGCTCCTGCAAAGCAGGCTCGATCTCAACGTCGGCCGGGCGCGGGAGGCCCTGGCCAAACTCGATAGCCTGTCCATGGGAAGACTCGGCCCGCCCCAAAAGGCGCATTATCACACACTGCGCGCCTCGGCCTACAACCAGCTGGGCAACATGCTCGAAAGCGCCCAGGAACGGATCAA containing:
- the rpiA gene encoding ribose-5-phosphate isomerase RpiA, with product MTQDELKKKVAESALDYIKGVSVLGIGTGSTVNHFIDLLADFKQDIEGAVSSSETSTAKLKKIGIPVLDLNAVGSLEVYVDGADEVNAYKQMLKGGGGALTREKIIAAASRKFVCIVDESKYVDVLGKFPLPVEVIPMARSYVARQLVQLGGQPKWRENYITDNGNQILDVHNLNILNPVEMEREINNIPGVVTVGLFALRGADIVLLGNESGVRKLD
- the ilvA gene encoding threonine ammonia-lyase, biosynthetic translates to MIHKYIERILRARVYDVASETPLDRAPGLTRRFDNRVYIKREDLQPVFSFKLRGAYNKIVSLDDAAKRAGVIAASAGNHAQGLALSAQQLGIRAVIVMPCTTPAIKVRAVQNFGAETVLFGDSYDEAYEHALSLAEEQKLTFVHPYDDPEVIAGQGTIGMEILRQHTGDIHAIFIPVGGGGLIAGVAAYVKFVRPDIKIIGVEPDDADCLNRALKAKRRVILKQVGLFADGVAVRQIGKEPFHIAHQYVDDVVTVDTDEICAAIKDIFDDTRSVAEPAGALGVAGLKKYVASTGVRDQCLIAIESGANINFDRLRHVAERAQVGEHREMLLAVTIPEKPGSFLDFCRVLGRRSITEFNYRYFDDHAAHIFAGIAIADGSRDSEEIIAQLREHGFAVTNMTGNELAVEHIRYMVGGHAPRLLDETVYSFEFPERPGALLKFLSFMGGRWNISLFHYRNHGAAFGRVLMGIQVPKAEKRAFREFLDTIGFAYREETDNPAYRLFAGGNASS
- a CDS encoding EVE domain-containing protein, which translates into the protein MRYWLMKSEPSEFSIEDLEKRPDQTEPWDGVRNYQARNMMRDEMKMGDQIFFYHSNCDVPGIVGIAKVSREAYPDFTAFDIDNKHYDPGSKPDDPRWFMVDVQFVRKLKRTIALSELKDRPELEGLALIRRGNRLSVMPVSEEQWRFILSLE
- a CDS encoding cell division protein ZapA codes for the protein MMSEMNPPIKVQILGKEYPISCPEDQQHDLLLAARYLDEKMRQIRGTGRVIGTERIAVMAALNIAHELLQAQQQNKLLSQDLRDRFSSLHERLDEALDSD
- a CDS encoding TIGR02449 family protein, whose amino-acid sequence is MIADMFDLDAELARLENRIDILVATCERLRGENRVLKSTIEEWMQERVQLSDKTEMAKSRVEAMISRLKSMGHE
- a CDS encoding UPF0149 family protein, which translates into the protein MYQDLAYQKVQDIMLNSDSVASAAEAHGVLSGLLCLNGQTDCDQWLEAVFGEARIHLDSTDHALLFALCETTRHQLDDFDFSFELLLPEDVRPLSERANALGEWCQGFLYGLGYRSDGADWPGDSTEVLHDILEISRLTPDSGGESDEVAYAEITEYVRVGVQLIRSELHQQPSSRLH
- the pepP gene encoding Xaa-Pro aminopeptidase, encoding MSQPSEFKLRRKQLTRRIKKKSVALIASAAASVRNRDVEFPYRQDSDFHYLTGFDEPEAVAVFAPGRKQGEYILFCREFDPEKAIWTGKHAGLEGARNVFGADEAFPIDELDRVLPSLLENRERVFFPVGHNPKLDQKVFAAVNDVRARVRTGVRAPFAFVSLEHLLHEQRLIKTPHEIQLMRQAAEVSVRAHKRAMRACKPGVHEYEIEAELLYEFTRHGMRAPAYPSIVAGGQNACVLHYTENKDVLREGDLLLIDAGAEHENYAADITRTFPISGTFSESQRLLYELVLEAQLDAIDQVRPGKRWNEPHDTAVHTLTRGLVKLGLLEGRVSKLIKEEAYKKFYMHRTGHWLGMDVHDAGDYRSNDEWRTLEPGMVLTVEPGLYVAPDCLDVDPKWRGIGIRIEDDVLVTKDGHEILTTGLPKTVEEIEVFMANPE
- the ubiH gene encoding 2-octaprenyl-6-methoxyphenyl hydroxylase yields the protein MSRDFDLLIVGGGLVGGSLALALRDTPLRVGIVEALTETQRLALAAGDRALALARGTVQILDRLGIWQDVAGKAMPIRHIHVSDRGRFGKTRLHAGEKGIDALGQVIVARTLEDRIAQELQGLDAELVCPARVIGLKAGPEAVCVTVKKGDECLNLTASLVVAADGGNSTVRKLLEIEQKVRDYQQTAIVTEVATEADVNFTAYERFTSAGPLALLPLERRKCSVVWTMENQDADELLSESDSNFTANLQTAFGYWLGKIQLASKRQGFPLKLIRAEKMADDRVLLIGNAMHQIHPVAGQGFNLGLRDAAFLAEQLSTRLAFNEDIGENAFLARYVRARQRDLANTIHFTDSLIRAFCTDFPPLALARNAALVALDCFPPAKRLLARHAMGYGFRL
- the rsmI gene encoding 16S rRNA (cytidine(1402)-2'-O)-methyltransferase; this encodes MTQTEPGILYLVATPIGNLRDFTFRAVDVLQQVDLIACEDTRHSRPLLDHYGISTSAVPFHEHNEDSASPRLVDRLLRGESIALISDAGTPLISDPGFPLVRSARSAGIRVVPVPGACALVAALSASGLPTDRFAFEGFLPRRPAARKASLENLSNDARTLIFYESSHRVLESVADIAAIFPSERRLVIARELTKLFETIVDTKVGEAISFLESDPNMLKGEFVLVLEGAPEFGRAEGLAAEEERILRILLEDCSVKTAVALTVKITGARRETVYRTALRLNQERVRSDD